DNA sequence from the Candidatus Poribacteria bacterium genome:
ATCTCCACATTCGATTTTCGGAGAAACCCCGCGAAGAGGAGTTCATCAATCCCAGAGGGAAGGGGTGCCGTGCCGATATAAGACATCACTGGATCCCCACCGAGTGCGATTGCGACGGGCATCTGTTGCTCGGCTTGACGATATTCGCGATGATGACCAGCACCGTCGTGATGAATTTGCCAGTGCATCGCTAAAGCGTAGGGCGTTATTTTTTGTAAACGGTATGTCCCGACGTTACGTTGACCCGTTTTGAAGCTATGCGTGAAAACCTGGGGTAGGGTGATGTATTTATCGGCATCAAGGGGCCAGCATTTAATGAGCGGCAACACATCTAAGGATGCGTTCTCACCCGTAAGGACGACCTCTTGACACGCGCCTTTTTTTACCGTCTTCGGGGGAAAATTCGTCAATTGCGACAGCAGTCGGAGAATTTTTATCTTATCAAGGAGGGAATCGGGGGGTCCCAACTTAATCATACTCTCAATTTCCGACGCGATGTGCCCAAGATCATCAACTCCGAGAGCCATCGCCATCCGTTGATAAGACCCATAGGTATTGATGAGAAGCGGCATTCGACTGCCTTCAACTTTTTCAAAGAGAAGCGCAGGACCCTCTGCTTTGCTCACACGGTCGGTGATTTCAGCGATTTCTAAGTCCGGTGATACAGTTGTTTTTATCCGTTTGAGTTCACCTGCTCGATCCAGAGCTTTAACGAACTCCGCGAGGCTATCGTATGCCATGCATATCCTTTCTTTAATCAGTGTTGATTAGATAATTAATTAACCGCCGCGACAACCGTTTAACGCCCTCTACCGACTTTCCAGAATCTGGCTGAGTCCTTGTTGATAGTTCTGATTTTCCGGTTCAAGTTCCAACGCTTTTCGGATCGCCTTCTCTGCTTGGGGATAGTCGCTACGTCGGAAATCAATGAGTGCAAGCGTGTTGTAATAACTCGCGCCGTTCGGATCCAAGCGGATGGCTTCTTGAACATAACGCCGCGCCGCTTCTAAATCCGCTTTCGCTTGACGCGCATAACACATACCCAAATTATGATATATCTCTGGATTGTCAGGGGTTAATGACGCGCTCGTCTTATATGTATCAATTGCCTCTGCATAGTGTTTCTGTTTCAGCAAAATGGTTCCAATCTTTAGATGTGCCTCTAAAAATCGGGGTTCCAGCGCGGCTGCACGTCGGTAATGTTTCAGTGCAGATTCCGCTTCATTCTGACTGAAATACGCCAAACCGAGTCCTGCGTATGCCTTTGCAAAATTCGGTTGGAGTTCCAATGCTTTCTGCTGTGCAGTAACGGCTTCCGAGTGTTTACCAAGCATCGTGTAAGCGATACCCAAACCGTTATGAGCCGCCACAAGTTCGGGATCCATTCCGAGTGCTTTTTGGTACTCCCAAACCGCTTTCTCGTAAAACCCGTTTTTGAGATAGAGTCTCGCGATGTTGGTGAGAATCCGGGCGCGTTCGGCTGTTCCTTGTTCCCGTTGTAAAGCACCTCGCAATTCCTGGAGTGGCATCAGTGCCGATTTTTGCCTCTCAAAGAGTGCCATCTGCTCACGCGCTGCATCTGGATTTCCTGCGCGGAGGGACGCTTGTGCGAGATTATAGAGTGCCTCAACTAACGTCTCATCGTGCTTATATGCCGTCTGATACGACGCAATTGCATCCGTCCACCGCTTTTCCTGCGCATAGAGCAGCCCTAACTGATAGTGCGCAGCTGCGAATTCTGGGGCAATGCCAATTGCACGTTGTTGGTGTGCTATCGCTGCGGAACGTTCGCCACGTTTGCTATAGACATTCCCGAGTTGATGGTGAATCATCTTATCGTTCGGATCCAAAGCAACCGCGACTTTGTAAGCGTCGAGTGCTTCGGCGTAACGGTGCATGTTCGCGTAAGCACTCGCCAAAGCCGCGTGGGTATATGCCGAATCGGAAACGAGCACGATCGCACGCTGATATGCAGCTACAGCATCTTCAAATTTTTCAAGCCCGGTATACGCCAATCCTAAACCGTAGTAAGCAGCGGCACTATCGGCGTTGTGTCCAGATCCTTCGCTTTCGGAGACTGGATTCGCTTCCATTGAGGCAATTATTTGATGGTACTCGTCAACTGCTTCCTTGTAAGCCTCAATTTGGAGGTACACTTTCGCAAGTTGCAGTCGAGTCTCAATCCGTGTGCCATCAACAGCCAGTTCTGCCTTATAAGTACGAATTCGCGTTGTGATGTCCACAGCATGTGACATCTCCTGACAGAAAGCATCCAGAACCTGCCAAAGGGTGAGGTTGCATACCACGAATGCCACCAACGCTACTGTGTTGTAGGAAAGTTTCCGTGCCACCTTCTACCGTCCCGGCGATGAAATGGAAACACCACCTAAAAACGTTGTTTGAGTCGTCCCCACGTGGTAGTCAATTTATCCTGTGGTTCTACCGGCGTAAGACCGGCGATTGCATCCCCAGAGACCGTGACATCATCAAAACTCGCGGCAGTCTCCCACGCCCAAACACCGGCTTGCCCGGCGGAATATCCAGCACCGGTTTCGTCCTTGAGTTCACCCTGCTCTTCACCGTTAATCCAGAGTTTCATTGAATCGCCTTCCACAACGACCCGCATGTCAAACCATTCGCCGTTCGCGATGGTGACGTTGGATCCAGGAAGTTCACCGATCTTGTCGCGAGCATCCCATGCCCCTGTCTTGTGTCGCCAAAGCTCGGTCTTGTTATTCGGGACATTGAGATAGTAGACATAATATTCCATCTCACTTTGGGCGCGATAAACAACACCCGCCCAGTTTCCTTCATCGAGTCGAACTTTTGCCTCAACGGTGTAATCTTCCCATTCAGCGTCACCGATGAGAGAGTGTTCAGCTCTACCGCCCTTAGCGAGTTTATAAGTGCCATCTTCAACACTCCAAGAGCCGTTAGCGGGAGCCCAATCGTCCGCATCCGTCTCAAACGACCAAGTTTGTTCGCCGCCAAAAGCGACGGAGGCTACGAGTAAACAACTTACAACAAGTAAAAAAAGATGTTTCACAATTTGCTCCTATGTAGTGCGATATGCAAGTACTTATACGCTGTGGCAGGGTTAGATGAACATTAACGGAGACCGTAGGGGCAGGTCTTGTGCCTGCCCACACATTACCCCAAAACATCTGAGGTTGAATCACCCAAAAATTAGTAAACCCGTTTGAGTCGTCCCCACGTTGTCGTGAGTTTATCATTCGCATCAACGGCAAGGGTATCCACGATATCGTCACCGGTAACCGTAACGTCATCAAAACTCGCCTCGGTTTCCCATGCCCACACACCGATTTGACCGGTTTTGTAGGTATCGTCTTTATGCTCACCTTGAAGTTTACCGTTGAGATGAATCTCAAAGTCACCACCCTCAACGACGACCTTCATATCAATCCATTCCTCGTTCTTTATCTGGACCTTTTCCACAGCCGGAATTTGCGCGATGTTGTCGCGGGCAGCCCAGCCACCCTCTTTGTGTCGCCAGAGTTCCGTCTTGTTATTCGGGACGTTGAGATAGTAGACATAGTACTCCATCTCGCTTTCTGCCCGAAAAACGATACCCGCCCAATTGCCAGCGTCTAACCGAACTTTCGCCTCAATCGTGTAGTTATCCCATTCCTCTTCACCAACGAGCGTATGTTCAGCTTGTCCACCTCGGTCAACGTGATAGATACCACCTTTGATTTCCCAATCTCCGTTCGCGACTTTCCAGTCATCGTGCTTCTCCTCAAAATCCCACAATTGGGTGCCTGCGAAAGTTGGTAGCGAAAACGCGACCCCCAAAAGCATGATGAGGCTCAAAGTGACCAGCTTTGAGAATCTAATAGCCGTTTTCATACCTTCTCCTCCTATTTTTCGTGAATACAATTTAGAACTTGTCAATACATTTCTACCATTGTAGTGATGGCAGAAATCCTACAAATAGAATAACGTTAAAAATCAAAAAAGTCAACATTAACTTCAAGAATGTTAGGGCTATTTAGTTCTTCTGTAGGAGCGGCTGTCTGCTCGCGAATTCATACGCAAATCAACCAAAACTGCTAAATACTCTACTTTTCTCTGTTTTATTTGACAAAAAACAGGATCTGAGCTAAAATTATAGGGAAGATTTCCGAAACTTTCACTTTTGTACATGAAAGTTACTGAGGCTGAGAATGAGCCTTCAATATTATTTTGATAGGCATTTTTTATCCCCATCTTCCGCGCGTGCGGTTTTTAATCAAGATTCCATGCCATCCCTATGGGATATTTGTTCCCGCGGAGGCAACCCCCGTCTGATTTACAAATACCCCCTCTCCCCTCCCACTTTACAGAAAATAAGTATAAATTGCCATAATGACCGCGTGTTGCCTTTTACGTGCGGATGGGCTACCTTCGACCCGCGTAGGACTTTTGCAGAACGCGCACCCCTTTGCTGTCCCTGCAATACGGGACGGTCCGACAAGAGGCTATTCTCCTCTCCTATCACTTTCAACTCCAAAAACCTTGCAAACTCTGATAGGCATTTTCCATTAGTGTGGATATGGCCCTTTCAAGTCGTATTTGAAAAGGCAGAAAACCGCTGGAACACTTTGTTAACCGTGGCACAGCATACTTTCCTGAAAGGATAAGGAACTGAAACGATGAAAAGATTTTGGACATTTTTTCTTATTGCGCTAACACTG
Encoded proteins:
- a CDS encoding menaquinone biosynthesis decarboxylase, which translates into the protein MAYDSLAEFVKALDRAGELKRIKTTVSPDLEIAEITDRVSKAEGPALLFEKVEGSRMPLLINTYGSYQRMAMALGVDDLGHIASEIESMIKLGPPDSLLDKIKILRLLSQLTNFPPKTVKKGACQEVVLTGENASLDVLPLIKCWPLDADKYITLPQVFTHSFKTGQRNVGTYRLQKITPYALAMHWQIHHDGAGHHREYRQAEQQMPVAIALGGDPVMSYIGTAPLPSGIDELLFAGFLRKSNVEMVPAKTIDMLVPADADIVIEGYIEPNETCIEGPFGDHTGFYSLADEYPLLHITAITHRKNPIYQTIIVGKPPMEDCYMGKATERIFMPLIKTQLPELVDMNLPLFGVFHNFALISIDKRYPYQAKKIMHSLWGLGQLMFSKIIIVVDKEVDVQNLEEVLFYVGSNVDPKRDVTIVEGPVDVLDHAAPLMGAGSKMGIDATTKWAEEGYQREWPQEIQMSDEVIALVDEKWKKYGF
- a CDS encoding tetratricopeptide repeat protein; translation: MARKLSYNTVALVAFVVCNLTLWQVLDAFCQEMSHAVDITTRIRTYKAELAVDGTRIETRLQLAKVYLQIEAYKEAVDEYHQIIASMEANPVSESEGSGHNADSAAAYYGLGLAYTGLEKFEDAVAAYQRAIVLVSDSAYTHAALASAYANMHRYAEALDAYKVAVALDPNDKMIHHQLGNVYSKRGERSAAIAHQQRAIGIAPEFAAAHYQLGLLYAQEKRWTDAIASYQTAYKHDETLVEALYNLAQASLRAGNPDAAREQMALFERQKSALMPLQELRGALQREQGTAERARILTNIARLYLKNGFYEKAVWEYQKALGMDPELVAAHNGLGIAYTMLGKHSEAVTAQQKALELQPNFAKAYAGLGLAYFSQNEAESALKHYRRAAALEPRFLEAHLKIGTILLKQKHYAEAIDTYKTSASLTPDNPEIYHNLGMCYARQAKADLEAARRYVQEAIRLDPNGASYYNTLALIDFRRSDYPQAEKAIRKALELEPENQNYQQGLSQILESR
- a CDS encoding DUF1080 domain-containing protein; this encodes MKHLFLLVVSCLLVASVAFGGEQTWSFETDADDWAPANGSWSVEDGTYKLAKGGRAEHSLIGDAEWEDYTVEAKVRLDEGNWAGVVYRAQSEMEYYVYYLNVPNNKTELWRHKTGAWDARDKIGELPGSNVTIANGEWFDMRVVVEGDSMKLWINGEEQGELKDETGAGYSAGQAGVWAWETAASFDDVTVSGDAIAGLTPVEPQDKLTTTWGRLKQRF
- a CDS encoding DUF1080 domain-containing protein, yielding MKTAIRFSKLVTLSLIMLLGVAFSLPTFAGTQLWDFEEKHDDWKVANGDWEIKGGIYHVDRGGQAEHTLVGEEEWDNYTIEAKVRLDAGNWAGIVFRAESEMEYYVYYLNVPNNKTELWRHKEGGWAARDNIAQIPAVEKVQIKNEEWIDMKVVVEGGDFEIHLNGKLQGEHKDDTYKTGQIGVWAWETEASFDDVTVTGDDIVDTLAVDANDKLTTTWGRLKRVY